Sequence from the Deltaproteobacteria bacterium genome:
GTCCGACCGCCGCGAGGCGTGCCAAAGCGGCAGCAATGGATGGGTGTGATGCTGCCGGGACGTCACTCAGGCGGTAGCTAAAGCGTGGGTCCGCTAGCGCCTTAGGTCGCAGATCGAGAAACCAGCGGCCTCCTACCTGACACTGACCAATCTCCCACAAGCTGCTACGGGGATCGTTCACTAACTCTGGAACAGCATCGGACAGCATCTTAACGGCCTGCCACTTGGCTGCATTGCTTAACTGAGGCAGCTGCAAGCGGTAACGAACGGGACCATCTGTCAACGCACTGAGGAGGGCGATCACAGGTTTGGCTCCCAGCGTAGTCGCTAGCGCCGCCAAAGATCCATCAGGCGTCATAAACGGTACTGGTAAACTAAAAGTAATGCTTATACGGCAGCCCCAGAGTTTATCTAAATTCCCGTCGTGACTTATCTGAACGATACCCTCACCTACCTTAGACGCATCGAGCCAACCTTTTTCCCGTGCTTCTGCAACAAGCAAATCTTCTAGACCGCGACGACACCGCAGCCATACAGGTACGGCGCTCGGTAGTTGAAGATCGCCCCGTATGCGGCCGCCTTCCTGCCGCTTGACCTCGCGTTGAATGATCAACTGAGCTTTTGCTGCGAGTCCCTGAAAAGCATCGCTACTGACAGATTCCATATGGCGTGCGGCATCTTCGCGCCCCACTTTGGCGAGTGCGCGGATAACCGCTTTTTTTACCTCATCACGCTGACCTGGGGTGGCAAGTAGGCGTAGCAACGCCGCCTCACTCTCTGGTCCAGGTAGTCGACCAAGCGCTGCTATCGCATTCAACTTAGCCTTGAAATCCTTATCACCGAGCAGGCTGAAGATAAGGGCGCGCAGGACTGGGTCTTCGTGCTGTGCTAGTAGTTTGCCAGCCAACTCCGTCAATCTCGATCTTGCCGGCCTCACGCTTGCACTTAGGTGACGCACGACTGCGGCCACAGCGGCAGCCCCTGCACGCAATAGGGCCCGCGCGACGAACGTCGCCTCGGGCTCCTCCACCACTCCGAGGAGTAGGCAGAGTTGATCGATGTCGCGCGCTCCCGGGGTGAAGCCCGGGTGTTTGACCTTACTCAGAAGATCATGGTTTTCTGGACTAACCTGAGAGAGCCTCATGTCTATACTCGCTGACTGCGTTTGGGCGCGAGCGCACGACGCACAAGATTGCGTGGGACTGAAGCCTTCGGAACGGAAAAATCAAACCAGAACCGGACATCCTCGTCCAACCCTACCCCGTGCATAAAGTTGTAGACGGCCTTGCGCAGGGCGATGCCTAGTGCATCGTGATCGACTCCGGTTGGATCGTGGAAGTCGAGATCATTGTGAGCGAAGGTGACATGCGGCATGGGTAGGAGATTGATGCCGAATTTTTCTGGATCGCGTCCGATGGGGCTATGCGCTGTTACCGAGAAGCGGTGCCAAAATGCTGAAGTTAGACAACCCGCAGCGAATAGTTGACGGACCCTCTCGAGAGCATCGACGGTCTCCGCAACTGTTTGCGTTGGAAAGCCGTACATCAAATAGGCATGCACTAAAATCCCGGACTGGGCCAGGGCATGGGTGACCCGGGCCACTTGCTCGACCGTCACGCCTTTATTCATGAGTTTTAGCAAACGATCCGACGCAACTTCAAGGCCACCACTGACGGCAACGCACCCAGCTGCCCGGAGCTTTGCTGCTACTTGGGGCTGCGCAAACGTTTTTTCAAACCGGACATTGCCCCACCACGTACAAGTAATGTCGCGGGCTAGCAACCGTTCCGAGAGCGCGAGCAATGTTTTGGGAGGCGCCGCTTCGTCGACAAAATGAAATCCGGATTGACCCGTCTCCTCGATCAGAGAGACCATGCGGTCAGCAATAAGCTCAGCCGATTGTTCTTCATAAACACCGATATAATCGAGACTCGTATCGCAAAAATTACAGGCTTTCCAGTAGCACCCATGGGCCAGGGTTATTTTATTCCAGCGCCCGTCTGACCACACCCGATGCATCGGATTTAGCATCTCGAGCAGTGACAAATAGCGATCAACAGGTAGCCCGTCGTAGGTGGGGGTACCAGTATCGCGCAGCGGAATATCATGTTCCATGGGCGATGATTTAAGTACGACCCGCCCCTGCTCTCTCACATAGGTCCGCAGCAGTTGTACTTGGCCTCTCTTTCCCTCCAGATGATCGAGCAGACAAAGTAGCGGACGCTCACCATCATCGAGGGTTATGAAGTCGACGTAATCAAAGATTCTCGGATCGGACAGGGAGCGCAGTTCCGTGTTAACGTACCCACCGCCCATGATGATCTGAATGGATGGATCCAGTTGGCGTAGGGTCTCAGCAATGCGGAGACCACCGTAGACGTTGCCGGGGAACGGGACGGTGAGACCGACCACAGTCGGCTTGTGCTGTTGAAATAACTCTACCGTAATCTCACGCAACAACTCATCAACTAGCGTCGGAGCTGCTGTCAGAGCTGCCGCTAGAGGGTCAAAAGTTGGCACACTGGCGGCTAGCTTCTCTCCGTAGCGAGACAAGGTGAAATGCTCGTCCACACCATCATGGATGACATCGGCCAGGTCGTCGAGATAAAGCGTCGCCAGATGCTTAGCGCGATCTTGGACGCCAAGTGCACCAAAGGCCCAAGCGAGAGCATCTGCATGTCCGTCTCCGTAGGCACCGTCACCAGGGGCGAACTGCGCTAAGGCCGCCTGCATACGCGGCCCCTCGGGCAAGAAGTCACCACCCGCTATGCGCATGGCTAGGGTGGGATCGCCCCCTTGGAGAAACCGCACGACTGGCTCAACGGTCCGCAAGTAATCGGGAAGGTTGTCTAAGAAATGGCGCACCGCTACCGAAGGCTCCGAAAGCTCCGCAGGCTTCGACCGTTTCTTGCCGCCAGATTTTGATCCGGAGCTGAGGCGTGCCCGGGCGAGTTCGGCCACCCTAGTAAGCCCGTCGCGCGAGAACAGTCTGAGCACTAATGCCAGGGCTGGATC
This genomic interval carries:
- a CDS encoding radical SAM protein, with protein sequence MRILLLTPPMTQLNTPYPATAYLTGFLRARGYETHQADPALALVLRLFSRDGLTRVAELARARLSSGSKSGGKKRSKPAELSEPSVAVRHFLDNLPDYLRTVEPVVRFLQGGDPTLAMRIAGGDFLPEGPRMQAALAQFAPGDGAYGDGHADALAWAFGALGVQDRAKHLATLYLDDLADVIHDGVDEHFTLSRYGEKLAASVPTFDPLAAALTAAPTLVDELLREITVELFQQHKPTVVGLTVPFPGNVYGGLRIAETLRQLDPSIQIIMGGGYVNTELRSLSDPRIFDYVDFITLDDGERPLLCLLDHLEGKRGQVQLLRTYVREQGRVVLKSSPMEHDIPLRDTGTPTYDGLPVDRYLSLLEMLNPMHRVWSDGRWNKITLAHGCYWKACNFCDTSLDYIGVYEEQSAELIADRMVSLIEETGQSGFHFVDEAAPPKTLLALSERLLARDITCTWWGNVRFEKTFAQPQVAAKLRAAGCVAVSGGLEVASDRLLKLMNKGVTVEQVARVTHALAQSGILVHAYLMYGFPTQTVAETVDALERVRQLFAAGCLTSAFWHRFSVTAHSPIGRDPEKFGINLLPMPHVTFAHNDLDFHDPTGVDHDALGIALRKAVYNFMHGVGLDEDVRFWFDFSVPKASVPRNLVRRALAPKRSQRV